GGAACATTGGGGTGTGGGTCTGATCGTAGTCGTTACGGTATACGCGGCCTGGGGCGATAATGCGGATTGGCGGCTGTTGATGTTCCATAGTACGGATTTGCACGCCGGAAGTCTGAGTACGCAGCAGACGTTTAGCATCGAACCAGAAGGTATCGTGATCGGCGCGAGCCGGATGGTGACCAGGAATATTCAGCGCATCAAAGTTGTGGTAGTCATCTTCGATTTCCGGGCCAGTCTCAACGGTAAAGCCCAGCTCACCAAAAAATTGCTCGATGCGATCGATAGTACGGGTTACCGGGTGCAGACCGCCGTTTTCGATGCGACGACCAGGCAGAGAAACGTCAATAGTTTCAGCCGCCAGACGGGCATTGAGGACAGCACTCTCCAGCTCGGATTTACGGGCATTCAGCGCCTGCTGAACTTTTTCTTTTGCCTCGTTGATAACCGCGCCGGCTGCCGGACGCTCTTCCGCTGGCAGTTCACGCAGGGTGGTCATCTGGAGGGTTAAGTGCCCTTTCTTGCCCAGATACTCGACGCGCACGTTATCTAACGCGGCGACATCCTGAGCCTCATTAATGGCTGCCGTTGCGTTGGCAACCAGCTCTGCGAGATGTGGCATGTTATTCCTCTTATGCCGGCACATGGACCGGAGTCGTTGGTCTTAAGTCAGGTTCGGTACAAAAAAAAAGCCTCCCGGAGGAGGCTTTATGCGTATTTTTCGTTTCTTCTCTTACGCTTAAGCCCCCTGAGTCAGGCGCTAAAGTAAAAAAAGAAACGGAAAATAGCAGCATTCATGCTTGCAGTTACCTGGTGATATTATATTAAACAGGTTCTATTGAACGACCAAGAAGGTAAAAAGTCAATCAATTGATTGTGTTACTAACTGAAAAGAGGGAGACAAGCTCCCTCTTCCCATACCCGATAACGCGGTTTACCGTTGCGTGGTTCCGAAAAAAGCGAGCTTTATCCGGCCCAACAACCGCAGCGGCGTTAATCTTGCCACCGGGTACCACTAACTTAATTCTTAATCATCCTTAATGAGGCGATACTAACAAGACAAGCTCATCGCCCGCCCCATTGCGGAATCAATGGAATTAGGCCAGTGCTGATTTCGCTTTTTCAACCAGGGCAGTGAATGCCACTTTGTCGAATACTGCGATGTCAGCCAGGATCTTACGGTCGATTTCAACAGAGGCTTTTTTCAGGCCATTGATGAATTTGCTGTAAGAGATACCGTTCTGACGTGCTGCGGCGTTGATACGCGCAATCCACAGTTGACGGAACTGACGCTTACGCTGACGACGGTCACGGTAAGCATACTGACCGGCTTTGATAACGGCCTGGAAAGCAACGCGGTAAACGCGAGAACGCGCACCGTAGTAGCCTTTAGCCTGTTTCAAAATTTTCTTGTGACGTGCGCGAGCAACTACACCACGTTTTACGCGAGCCATGGCTCTCTCCTGTATCTATATTCTGTTAACTCACCGTATTCCGCTTAACGACAGCATGGCTGTTACGGTTAAGGCAAAATCCGACAAGTAGTTTTAATTAAAAAAGTTTTAAAGCTTATGCGTACGGCAGGCACGCAATAACCAGACCCAGATCGCCTTTAGAAACCATGGCTTTAGGGCGCAGGTGACGTTTACGCTTGGTCGCTTTTTTAGTCAGAATATGACGCAGGTTAGCGTGCTTACGCTTAAAACCACCTTTACCGGTTTTTTTAAAACGCTTAGCAGCACCGCGTACGGTCTTGATCTTTGGCATCTTATTAACTTCCACTTCGCATTGTTGATTAAATGAAACAAAGGCGAACCAAACCCGGAAGCAAGCTTCCGGGCTTAGCTACTTGATGGCCTTACTGTTTCTTCTTAGGAGCGAGCACCATAATCATCTGGCGGCCTTCGATCTTCGTTGGGAAGGATTCGACTACTGCCAGTTCGACCAGATCTTCTTTCACGCGATTAAGCACTTCCATACCGATCTGTTGGTGGGCCATTTCACGTCCACGGAAACGCAGAGTGATTTTGGCCTTATCGCCATCTTCGAGAAAGCGAATCAGGCTGCGGAGTTTTACCTGATAGTCACCTTCATCAGTACCAGGGCGGAATTTAATTTCCTTAACCTGGATAACTTTCTGTTTTTTCTTCTGTTCCTTAGAAGATTTACTCTTTTCATAGAGGAATTTGCCGTAGTCCATAATGCGGCAAACGGGAGGTTCGGCGTTGGGACTAATCTCTACCAGATCAACCCCGGCTTCTTCAGCCTTTTCGATTGCTTCTCTAAGACTGACGATGCCAATCTGCTCGCCATCCAGCCCTGTTAAGCGAACTTCCTGAGCGCGGATTTCACCGTTAATGCGGTTAGGGCGCGCCGTTTGAACTCGTTTTCCGCCTTTAATACCTTATTCCTCCAGTTGATGAAGATTGCGGCTGCGTATCTCTTGCTGCAGCTTTTCAATTACGTCGTTTACGTCCAGGCTACCAAGGTCTTTACCCCGGCGGGTACGTACCGCTACTTTGCCAGCTTCGACTTCTTTATCGCCACAAACCAGCATGTAAGGAACACGACGTAAAGTGTGCTCGCGGATTTTAAAGCCAATCTTCTCGTTTCTCAAGTCTGCTTTTACACGAATGCCTGCATTTTGCAGTTTTTTGGTCAATTCGTTGACATATTCAGACTGCGAATCAGTGATATTCATTATCACAACCTGTACCGGTGCCAGCCACGTAGGGAAGAAACCGGCGAACTCTTCAGTCAGAATTCCGATGAAGCGTTCCATAGAGCCAAGGATAGCACGGTGAATCATAACCGGTACCTGGCGTTCATTATTCTCGCCCACATAAGATGCGCTTAAGCGAGAAGGCAGCGAGAAGTCGAGCTGAACCGTACCACACTGCCATGCGCGATCCAGGCAGTCGTACAGAGTAAACTCAATCTTAGGACCGTAGAAAGCCCCTTCTCCCGGCTGATATTCAAACGGAATCTGGTTTTCTTCCAGCGCAGCAGCAAGGTCAACCTCTGCGCGATCCCAAGTCTCATCGCTACCAATGCGTTTTTCCGGACGGGTTGACAGTTTTACCACGATTTTCTCGAAACCGAAGGTGCTATACATGTCATAAACCATGCGGATACAGCTGTTTACTTCATCGCGAACCTGATCTTCGGTACAGAAGATGTGGGCATCGTCCTGAGTAAAGCCACGAACGCGCATCAGGCCATGCAACGCACCCGATGGTTCGTTACGATGGCAGCTACCAAACTCAGCCATACGCAGCGGCAGATCGCGGTACGATTTCAGACCCTGGTTGAAGATCTGAACGTGGCCCGGGCAGTTCATAGGCTTGATGCAATATTCACGGTTCTCAGAAGAGGTGGTGAACATCGCGTCTTTATAGTTATCCCAGTGACCGGTTTTCTCCCACAGCACCCGGTCCATCATGAATGGGCCTTTAACTTCCTGGTACTGATACTCTTTGAGCTTGGTACGTACAAAGGTTTCCAGTTCACGGAAAATCGTCCAACCATCGTTATGCCAGAACACCATACCCGGCGCTTCTTCCTGCATATGGTAAAGATCCAGCTGCTTACCAATTTTACGATGGTCGCGTTTTGATGCTTCTTCCAGACGCTGCAGGTAGGCATTCAGCTGTTTTTTATCAGCCCATGCGGTACCGTAAATACGCTGCAGCATCTTGTTATTGCTGTCGCCGCGCCAGTAAGCACCCGCGATTTTTTGCAGTTTGAAGAAGTGACAGAAACGCATATTCGGTACGTGCGGCCCGCGGCACATATCCACGTATTCCTGATGATGATACAGGCCAGGTTGGTCATCATGGCTGATGTTTTCATCCAGAATAGCTACTTTGTAGCTTTCGCCGCGCGCGCTGAAGGTGTCACGAGCTTCCTGCCAGCTAACTTTTTTCTTAATGACATCGTAGTTAGTTTCAGCCAGCTCATGCATGCGTTTTTCAAGCGCGTCGATATCTTCCTGAGTCAGGGTATGGTCGAGATCGACATCGTAGTAAAAACCGTTGTCGATAACTGGTCCAATCGCCATTTTAGTGTTTGGCCACAGCTGCTTAATTGCATGACCAAGCAGGTGTGCGCAGGAGTGGCGAATAATTTCCAGCCCTTCCTGGTCTTTGGCGGTAATGATGGCCAGCTGCGCATCGTGTTCAATAAGATCGCAGGCGTCCACCAGCTCACCATCCACTCGCCCGGCAATACAGGCTTTCGCAAGGCCAGGACCGATATCGCGGGCGACATCCATCGGGCTTACGGCATGAGGGAAAGAACGCTGGCTACCATCAGGAAGCGTAATAACAGGCATTATAAATCCTTATCTGCAGTGGTGACCCACACGTAAGATCACATGCAAAGTTATATTTCAAATAATTATCAAAAAATCAGGAGGGGTTTTCTGCTTCACTCTGCGGAATTTGTACACAAAGACGAACATAATGCCGGTATGTACCCCCAACTCACTATCTGATAGCTCACGACAAATAGTACACGTCCCGGGAGTGGGTTTAAAGACTTAAGCAACGTCCATCGGCCAACAATTGGACGTGATATATTCCAACGAGCATTCATAGATATATAGGCAACCGGCCCTTTTTCAATCTTCTCATTGACCAGAAATGGGGGTTTCAGCCGCCTGTCTTAGCCACTCCTTCCTATTTTATTCACCGCTCATGTTCACAAAGGAGCGAATCTGAACGCCATTTTCCTCTAGCGTAGCGCGCAGAACCTGCGCAATTCTCAGCGCATCGGGGCTATCTCCGTGCACGCAAATAGAATCCGCGACAATCGGTGTAAATTTCCCCTCAATAGAGATAACTCCACCTTGTTTAACCAAACGTAACATGCGCTGGGCGATTTCCTCGGCACTGTGCAGCACGGCACCAGTATCGCGGCGGGAAACCAGACTGCCATCGCTGTGATAAGCGCGATCGGCAAAGGCTTCAGCTATTACACATAATCCGCTTTCGCGGGCTAAGGAAAGTACTTTGGATCCAGCCAATCCCACCAGCGGTAGGGCGACATCGACGGCTTTAATTGCCTCAATAACCGCCCTCGCCTGACGCTCATCACGAGCGATAGTGTTATACAATGCGCCGTGCGGCTTCACGTAGTTCACTCTGGTCCCCGCCGCATGGGCCAACCCCTGAAGTGCACCAATTTGATAGATAACATCAGCGGTTAAATCCGCACTGGCAATATCCATGTTCCTGCGCCCAAAACCCACGAGGTCAGGATAAGCAACATGCGCCCCGACCACTGCTCCACTCTGGGCTGCGGCTTTAAGTGTGTCCAATAGCCCCGCCGGAGAGCCTGCGTGAAATCCACAGGCGATATTTGCACTGCTAACCACTTTAAGCACCGCTGCGTCATCTCCCATCTGCCACGGGCCGAAGCTTTCGCCCAAATCGCTATTAAGATCGATGGAATTCATCACGCTGTGCCTCTTAGAAATCGATTGTAAAAACAAAGTCCAAAATGCAGGAGTTGAGTCTCCTCATTCACTAACAAATATTGCCAGTAAAACCAGATAAGGCATCAATTGCCTCAATTAACTTCAAAAGTCCGCGGATTGCGCCCCTGAGCATTTATATAATCACTGCATACTAATGCGCATTCCTTCGCCGGAAAACCCATCCGCTGCCGTGTGTACCAGAAACTGCGAATCAGGTTCCAGACAGAATAAGTAACGAATGTCGCCCAGGGGAAATTTTTCGAAGATTCATTCAGATATTAGAACAGCCCCACGGCTCGCCCCTTTCCGTTTGCCCATGATGAACTATCCTTCTGATTAAACTAAAGCCCAGGAGAGTGAAATGAGCCAGGACGTCATTGAGCGCTATGTTGTTACCATTCGCTATACGGCCACCGGCCTGCGCGCACCGAGTGTACTTATCGGCGAGTTAACTCAGGCTGGATTTTCTCCTACCCTCACCGATGACGATGGCGTCGTGCACGAGCTTGGCCCCCATAATTTCGGTCTCATTACACCACTCAGTGCAGAAGAAGTGAAAGAGATGACTCGGGGCCTGGCTAATTCGGCTTTAAATGAGGATCCTGAAATCGAAGTCGCGAATTTCAACGACTGGCTGGCAGAGTTAAACCAGCCGTGACAATTAGTGTGTTTTCGCCCACAGCGGGCGGTGTGCGGTAGTTTTATCGGCCTGAAACAGGCTAAGGTTGTCCTTATCTGACAACATGCTTTTGGAAAACATGGGGTGATGATTATGTGGCAAGCAATCGAACGTCTGTTAAGTGAGCGGTTTGGAGAGGGAAAAATTGAACAGCGCACTGAATTACCGGGCGGTGAGATTCACGCCACCTGGCGGGTACGCTTTGCAGATCATGATGTGTTTATTAAAAGCGACAGCCGTGAACTGCTCCCTTGCTTTACCGCCGAGGCCGACCAGCTGGAGCTGCTGGCGCGCAGCGCTACCGTCAAGGTGCCTGAGGTATATGGCGTAGGTAGTGACCGGGATAGCAGTTTTTTGCTGCTTGAACATCTGACACCTAAGCCTTTGGATGCCCACAATGCCTTCTTGCTGGGGCAGCAGCTGGCCCGTCTGCACCAGTGGAGCGACCAGCCGCAGTTCGGTCTGGATTTTGATAACGATTTGTCCACCACTCGTCAGCCTAATAGCTGGCAACGGCGATGGTCCGTATTCTTTGCAGAGCAACGCATTGGCTGGCAGCTCGAGCTGGCAGCGGAGCGCGGAGTGCAATACGGCGATATCGATTTAATTGTGTCACGGGTGCAGGAAAGACTGGCCGCTCATCAGCCGCAGCCTTCGCTACTGCACGGTGATTTGTGGTCTGATAACTGCGCCCTTGGGCCACATGGTCCCTATCTCTACGACCCGGCCTGTTACTGGGGAGACCGTGAGTGCGACCTGGCAATGCTGCCGCTGCATCCAGAGCAACCTCCGCAAATCTACGACGGCTATCAGTCGGTCAGCCCTTTACCGGCAGGTTTCCTCGACCGTCAGCCGCTGTATCAGCTTTATACCTTGTTAAACCGCGCATGGCTGTTTGGCGGCCAGCATTTGGTGACCGCACAGCAGGCAATTGACGATGTTGTTATAAACCGCGGATAGCGCAGGAGCTGAAGTTTTAGAATAACGGCATAGCCGAATAGCCTTAGGCCTAAGCTTTGAACATTTGTGCTGACCAGAAGGCTAAGCGCC
This genomic interval from Salmonella enterica subsp. enterica serovar Choleraesuis contains the following:
- the pheS gene encoding phenylalanine--tRNA ligase alpha subunit, producing the protein MPHLAELVANATAAINEAQDVAALDNVRVEYLGKKGHLTLQMTTLRELPAEERPAAGAVINEAKEKVQQALNARKSELESAVLNARLAAETIDVSLPGRRIENGGLHPVTRTIDRIEQFFGELGFTVETGPEIEDDYHNFDALNIPGHHPARADHDTFWFDAKRLLRTQTSGVQIRTMEHQQPPIRIIAPGRVYRNDYDQTHTPMFHQMEGLIVDKNINFTNLKGTIHDFLRNFFEEDLQVRFRPSYFPFTEPSAEVDVMGKNGKWLEVLGCGMVHPNVLRNVGIDPEVYSGFAFGMGMERLTMLRYGVTDLRAFFENDLRFLKQFK
- the rplT gene encoding 50S ribosomal protein L20; this encodes MARVKRGVVARARHKKILKQAKGYYGARSRVYRVAFQAVIKAGQYAYRDRRQRKRQFRQLWIARINAAARQNGISYSKFINGLKKASVEIDRKILADIAVFDKVAFTALVEKAKSALA
- the rpmI gene encoding 50S ribosomal protein L35 yields the protein MPKIKTVRGAAKRFKKTGKGGFKRKHANLRHILTKKATKRKRHLRPKAMVSKGDLGLVIACLPYA
- the infC gene encoding translation initiation factor IF-3, producing MDYGKFLYEKSKSSKEQKKKQKVIQVKEIKFRPGTDEGDYQVKLRSLIRFLEDGDKAKITLRFRGREMAHQQIGMEVLNRVKEDLVELAVVESFPTKIEGRQMIMVLAPKKKQ
- the thrS gene encoding threonine--tRNA ligase, which codes for MPVITLPDGSQRSFPHAVSPMDVARDIGPGLAKACIAGRVDGELVDACDLIEHDAQLAIITAKDQEGLEIIRHSCAHLLGHAIKQLWPNTKMAIGPVIDNGFYYDVDLDHTLTQEDIDALEKRMHELAETNYDVIKKKVSWQEARDTFSARGESYKVAILDENISHDDQPGLYHHQEYVDMCRGPHVPNMRFCHFFKLQKIAGAYWRGDSNNKMLQRIYGTAWADKKQLNAYLQRLEEASKRDHRKIGKQLDLYHMQEEAPGMVFWHNDGWTIFRELETFVRTKLKEYQYQEVKGPFMMDRVLWEKTGHWDNYKDAMFTTSSENREYCIKPMNCPGHVQIFNQGLKSYRDLPLRMAEFGSCHRNEPSGALHGLMRVRGFTQDDAHIFCTEDQVRDEVNSCIRMVYDMYSTFGFEKIVVKLSTRPEKRIGSDETWDRAEVDLAAALEENQIPFEYQPGEGAFYGPKIEFTLYDCLDRAWQCGTVQLDFSLPSRLSASYVGENNERQVPVMIHRAILGSMERFIGILTEEFAGFFPTWLAPVQVVIMNITDSQSEYVNELTKKLQNAGIRVKADLRNEKIGFKIREHTLRRVPYMLVCGDKEVEAGKVAVRTRRGKDLGSLDVNDVIEKLQQEIRSRNLHQLEE
- a CDS encoding UPF0271 protein, producing the protein MNSIDLNSDLGESFGPWQMGDDAAVLKVVSSANIACGFHAGSPAGLLDTLKAAAQSGAVVGAHVAYPDLVGFGRRNMDIASADLTADVIYQIGALQGLAHAAGTRVNYVKPHGALYNTIARDERQARAVIEAIKAVDVALPLVGLAGSKVLSLARESGLCVIAEAFADRAYHSDGSLVSRRDTGAVLHSAEEIAQRMLRLVKQGGVISIEGKFTPIVADSICVHGDSPDALRIAQVLRATLEENGVQIRSFVNMSGE
- a CDS encoding fructosamine kinase family protein; the protein is MWQAIERLLSERFGEGKIEQRTELPGGEIHATWRVRFADHDVFIKSDSRELLPCFTAEADQLELLARSATVKVPEVYGVGSDRDSSFLLLEHLTPKPLDAHNAFLLGQQLARLHQWSDQPQFGLDFDNDLSTTRQPNSWQRRWSVFFAEQRIGWQLELAAERGVQYGDIDLIVSRVQERLAAHQPQPSLLHGDLWSDNCALGPHGPYLYDPACYWGDRECDLAMLPLHPEQPPQIYDGYQSVSPLPAGFLDRQPLYQLYTLLNRAWLFGGQHLVTAQQAIDDVVINRG